The genomic interval ggattagtcccgaaagagtggaaaagagctgacattgtgcctatatataagaatggtagtagaatggaaccgctaaattatagaccagtatcgttgactagtatattgtgcaaggtatgtgaagaagtaattaaagctaagtggagtgagtatctagaaagtgaaaacattctgagtgaaagacagtttggtttcagaaaaggaagatcgtgcgtatccaatttattatgtttttattcaagagtgactgacatactacaacatagagagggatgggtggatgctatctacctggacttgagaaaggcctttgataaagtaccacacaatagactgatgtggaaactaaagaagattggaggagtaaatgataaactagcaaaatggatggaaaattacttaatgggaagagaaatgagaacagtggtgagaggaaggaagtccgagtggaagaaggtaaccagtggagttccacaagggtcagtgcttggtcccatcatgttttttatttatgttaatgatatgccagtaggaattgacagttacatgaacatgtttgcggacaatactaaaattatgaggagagtaaggaatgtggaagattgtaacaagttacaggaagatcttgataaaatatatgagtggagtaaggagtggcagatggaatttaatatagacaagactcatgttatgaaaatgggaagaagtagatacagaccaaactgggattacagattggatgatgagaaaattaaagagaccaatgagaagaaagacttaggagtaaccgtgcaaaacactttgtcaccggagaaacacattaacaagattttttggaaaacatataacatgcttcaaaatattggccttgcgttccactacctagatgaaggaatgatgaagaagatattatgtaccttaataagaccccagttagaatatgcagcttgtgtctggtcactgcatatgaagaaaaatgtgaagaaggtagaaagggtacagaggctggcaacaaggatggtaccaggactcagggagttagactatgaggaaagactgaggaagctggggctgaccacattagaagagagaagaacaagaggagacatgataactatgtataaattggtgaacaagattgacatactggacagagagttgataaaggtgaccacaagtaatcagctccgaggacatggaaaaaagctaataaaagacatctgtctaaatgacgtgagaaaatacagtttcccgcatcgtagcattgataagtggaataaactgagcagtgatgtcgttgatgcggtgtgtatcaatcagatgaaagagagatatgacaggaatggacaaggagacaggacacagagagcttagcgcgtgcacgcacgcacacacacacacacagagagagagagagagagagagagagagagagagagagagagagagagagagagagagagagagagagagagagagagagagagagagagagagagagagagagagagagagagagagagagagagagtttgatactGTTAGACTCACTCACCTCTTCTTTAGCAATGGTCATGTTGTCTGTCACACCAGAAAATACTGTTGGCTGGATGAAGTAGCCTTTATTCCCCAGCCTGTCACCTCCACACTCCAGACGGGCCCCTTCAGCCTTCCCTTTCTGAATGTAGCCAAGCACTCGCTCCATCTGCTGCTGGCTCACCTGTAAGGACTTTATTACTCAAGAAAACTCTTCCTGTCTTTACTATGACAGTGCAATTCtaacattatttccttttttccattctgtACAACTGAGAAAGGTAATTTGAAACTATGATCATCCAAAGTATGATTTACATTTTATACAAACAAGTAAATTAAAATCTTAGGCATGGTAAACTATGGCAAATCAGATATTACATCTTATAGACTCTTGTCAAAATATCTAAAAGATGATGACCAATGAAAATAAGCTTTATAGACccttacaaataaataaatatacatatatatatatatatatatatatatatatatatatatatatatatatatatatatatatatatatatatttttttttttttgctgaagaATATTacttacaataaaataaagtataaatcatggaatgaatatgataaaaaatgtaaataattatgaaaatatcaaaacaagaaACATAAAATATCCTGTCACATTATAAACACtgaaattaatatgaaatcaatgagtaacaaataaaaatatagaacaTGAAGAATTGTATGATGATTAGTGATATGGTCACTAACACCATCAACTGACAATATAGTAAGAATATTCTGATGGCAAGGAATTTTTCAAGCAAAAtgtgagaaattaatgaaatatggaGGAAAGTAAACTCTTCACACATGGTAATACatagttgcaaaaaaaaaatagtgacatTTGCATGCATACTCATACATTACATGGTGAAAGAATGCACTATATATTGATAGTGGAAAATCAGAAAGTACCTGGGGTCCCTGCAGTGTCTTCTCATCAAAAGGGTTTCCCACAATCCTCTCCTGAGCCAGCTTCACTGCTTTCTTCACAAAGTCGTCATAAATGCTTTCATGCACAAAGGTACGAGAACCAGCACAACAATTCTGCCCATGATTTCCAAACATGGCAGTATGGCACAATTCAGCTGCTTCATCCACTTAACAAGACAAAGAACATGAAAATTACTACGTAAGTTCAAACCTTCACATATCAATGCTACCATAATGTACATGGCTTGCAAACATCCTATACAAAACCCAAATATTTGTCAATATTCTACCATTCAAGTTACAAGTGAAATGGATGTAGGGGAGACATCATGACCTTTGTCTAATGCATGGTAGCAAAAAGATAATGCTATGCATTTAAGATAAGTTTGTGTTATCAAGCTGTTTTAAGGATAAAGAACATATCTGTCATAATAAACTGTTAATCAACCAAGCAGATTCTAAATCTTAACATTATTCAAAAACTAGTAAATGGTCACCTACTTCAATATCTTTAGGTGAGTACAGATCAGTCACTGATGTATTAATATCAGCTTGatgaaaagacaggaaaggtTTGGCAAGGACCAATGGCACACTAAATGATGCTAACATGCTAAGATACTTACAgtcaccacagtcttcacagaCAACAAGAGGACTCTTGCCACCTAACTCCATAGTCACACGCTTCAAGTTAGAAGCACCAGAGGCCTGCATGATTTTCTTTCCTACTGCTGTTGATCCTGTGAATGCCacctatataaaagaaaacaataccaGTAGTCCTCAATCTTCCATAAGCCACTTCAAAAATTGTCAGATACTGGCCTTAATCTCAACCCACCTTGTCAATGTCCTGGTGATGAGCAACAGCATGCCCTGCCACAGCTCCAAGTCCTGGCACAATGTTCACAACGCCTGGAGGAAATCCAGCCTGTCAAGACACCAAAGTTAGTCAAATTCCTCTGCAAGAAGGCTTTGTCAATGAAATATGTCACTGTTCTGTAGACAGCTTGATTTTGGTATGGTCTCTATAAACTAATAAAGATTTTACTCTGAACATGGTTAACAGATCTTGCATTTCAGATTTAAGGTTCAAGAAGCTAGAATTGAATCTTCTTTCTGATGTACAttatgttggagagagagacaaaaaaaaagaggaatatgaaCAACTGAGCATAACATATTCATGCTGCCAAGTCTGTACCAACATTACAAAATGGTAAATAATCTCTTATAGTACTTGATAATTTAATTCCACCATGTGTGTATTTGGTCAACTGACCTCCTTGGCTAGAGCACCCACATAAAGTGCACTGAGAGGTGTAAGTTCAGCAGGCTTTAGGACAATGGTGCATCCAGCAGCCAGAGCAGGACCCCATTTCCATGCCAGCATCATGACAGGATAGTTCCATGGGATGATCTGCCCCACTACCCCCACTGGTTCCTTACGAGTCATACACATGTATGGTCCATCTGGAACAATAAGCATATAAGCAATGCAATACACTAATACTGTGAGTAAAACAAAGACCATCATTcacctctcttttatttaataaGGATCATCAAAGACCAGCCATGAGTTCAACAAACATATGGAGAGAAAAATCTTAATCTCCTcaagtaatgaaaataacgaGCTCTGTTATTTTTAAAATTTCAATATATTGAGTAATAcataagaagacaaagaaaataaaggaagaaacataCAGCAGCATTTATGATATGAAGTCCTTACCACAGGGAACAGTATTGCCATGAATCTTGTCACACCAGCCAGCATAATAACGTAGTGTCTTGATGGAATAGTCAAGGTCACCTAGAGACTCTGTGTATGGTTTGCCATTGTCTAGGGTGTCAAGTCTTGCCAAGTATTCAAGGTCACGTTCAATAAGATCACAGAGCTGTAAGTTCAGTGATAAAAATGACAAGTTAATTAACTTTAAAGATTGCTTACATATACATAATTCAACATGTAAATGATGATGATCACAGCACTCATTATACAACACCTCACTGagtcacaatcatcaccataaGCCTGCTGGCAAAGTTTGTTTCAACTGTTCTGCcacaacaaaaattatataaattcTCTACTAATGGCTGTTGCAATCAGCATTAATTTACCTTGTGCATGAGGGCTGCCCGTTCAGAGGCATCCATGGTGCGCCACGGAGCATTACTCTTGAAGGCAGCAcgtgctgctgccactgccttgTCTACATCTTCCTGTTTGAAGTAAGAATAATGTGAACTGAAACACAAATATCAGAGGAGGATACCACCAATAACTAGAAATTAtaaacttcagagagagagagaaaatgaagtgtTGCATTGCCACAGCACTAACCTCAGATGCCTCACTGACATTAGAAATGATCTCTTCAGTGGAAGGGTTCAGCACACTAAAGGTCTTTCCACCTGTTGCGTCCACAAATTCATTGTTGATGAAAAGctagaattggaaaaaaaaagaaaatagtcagAACCCACTACTGGCAATAATGCCTCAAAACAAGATGAACATTTACTAagtaatactactaataaaaaatatactaaacacTGTTGTACAGCATTTGAGATTACGTTTTGATGTCTAGATATATTTTTCAAATTCTTTTCGGtccaaatcttttttttttttttttagttataccCATTCCTCACTCTCAATGATATTTGGGAACCTGTGGAAAATTGTGATTAACAATTCAATGAAAAGATATAAATCTTTAGTGGTGGCGACGACAGTCAAGTCAGCCATGAGTGTTGCTGCCATTGGTGAGCTGGGTGCGTGAGCAGCCTCGCAACTGGCAGCATCCCTACATTAGCaacctcttccctcactcccatcCCACAAACTCTCCACGAATTCCCAATACGATGTAACTTTTGTCCTCATAAATATTCAACGGAACTCTTctcgacgaaaaaaaaaaaacacctctcACAGGTCGTACTAAGATTGTGGATAAGGATTATAAGGGGTGGTTTTTGTTATGGACAATGTGGGCGACCACCCATGGCGCAATCTATTTGGAGGCGCATGGGagccccttacacacacacacacacacacacacacactatattctATATATTAATACTGCTAATTTCCACTCCAAGTTAGTGGAGTGGTCGCTGGGGTGCCACTATTATCACGTCAACTAGCTGCTAAGTCATGTATGCAGGTTGTGTGTCAGAATAAAAGGCAAAGGGGACGGGAGAGCGGGGGATCAACTTGACGGCTGAGTCAGAGTGAATCACTCTCAAAGGAAAagcaaggggggagggaggcgaggagataGACTGACCTCTGGATGATTTATGATCCCAGGCCACAAACTGCTGCTTCCAATATAAATTGTATTTCATTCATAAAATTAATATAGACCCCTTATAGCTACATGTAATTTATTGGgtaatgtgaaaaaataaataaattaacaaacaaGAATCTGTGCATGCAACTACGTCA from Portunus trituberculatus isolate SZX2019 chromosome 47, ASM1759143v1, whole genome shotgun sequence carries:
- the LOC123520828 gene encoding aldehyde dehydrogenase, mitochondrial-like isoform X1 is translated as MVAKKPEIKYVKLFINNEFVDATGGKTFSVLNPSTEEIISNVSEASEEDVDKAVAAARAAFKSNAPWRTMDASERAALMHKLCDLIERDLEYLARLDTLDNGKPYTESLGDLDYSIKTLRYYAGWCDKIHGNTVPCDGPYMCMTRKEPVGVVGQIIPWNYPVMMLAWKWGPALAAGCTIVLKPAELTPLSALYVGALAKEAGFPPGVVNIVPGLGAVAGHAVAHHQDIDKVAFTGSTAVGKKIMQASGASNLKRVTMELGGKSPLVVCEDCGDLDEAAELCHTAMFGNHGQNCCAGSRTFVHESIYDDFVKKAVKLAQERIVGNPFDEKTLQGPQVSQQQMERVLGYIQKGKAEGARLECGGDRLGNKGYFIQPTVFSGVTDNMTIAKEEIFGPVQVILKYKTMEEVIERSNNTEYGLASGIVTKDINKALTYAQTVRAGSVWINCYDLCLPQTPFGGYKQSGHGRELGEDGLDEYLETKTILIKVPVKVS
- the LOC123520828 gene encoding aldehyde dehydrogenase, mitochondrial-like isoform X2, with amino-acid sequence MVAKKPEIKYVKLFINNEFVDATGGKTFSVLNPSTEEIISNVSEASEEDVDKAVAAARAAFKSNAPWRTMDASERAALMHKLCDLIERDLEYLARLDTLDNGKPYTESLGDLDYSIKTLRYYAGWCDKIHGNTVPCDGPYMCMTRKEPVGVVGQIIPWNYPVMMLAWKWGPALAAGCTIVLKPAELTPLSALYVGALAKEAGFPPGVVNIVPGLGAVAGHAVAHHQDIDKVAFTGSTAVGKKIMQASGASNLKRVTMELGGKSPLVVCEDCGDLDEAAELCHTAMFGNHGQNCCAGSRTFVHESIYDDFVKKAVKLAQERIVGNPFDEKTLQGPQVSQQQMERVLGYIQKGKAEGARLECGGDRLGNKGYFIQPTVFSGVTDNMTIAKEEIFGPVQVILKYKTMEEVIERSNNTEYGLASGIVTKDINKALTYAQTVRAGSVWINCYDLCLPQTPFGGYKQSGHGRELGEDGLDEYLETKTILIKMPSKL